The Phyllostomus discolor isolate MPI-MPIP mPhyDis1 chromosome 9, mPhyDis1.pri.v3, whole genome shotgun sequence nucleotide sequence CTGAAAGATGAGGAACCCTGTGTAGAGAACTGAATTAGAACTACAACTCAAAATTCACAGGGGAGCAACagtaataaatctttaaaaatcagagaaagaaatcaatagagattaaaatgatattaaagaaatagaaaacagagaaggagTAGGGTGAACGAGAAATTtcagattagccctggctggtgtggcaaagtggactgagtgctggcctgtgaaccagaaggttgccagtttgagtcccagtccaggcatttgcctgggttgctggccaggtgccCATTGGGgagcgtgtgagagacaaccaatcaatgtatctgtcacacactgatgtttctcccccccttcccctctctctctgagaagtaaataaataaatctttaaaaaaatattcagatttgattcttttgaggagaaaaaaatatcccaCATCATAAAATAGAAAACCCATGAGCTTGCCTAATGAAGAAAAAGTGAGTGAAAAACACAGGTACTTGACATGagaaattagaaagagaaaataaccacagatgcagagaaaataaaaataattgaaagaatATGCAAAGCGGTATGCCTTACTGAACAGTGTAtctatatataacatttaaagaaaaagtatgcGCTATTCTAAATGTGTACTTAGTATGAGAAATGCCTGTATGTAAAAATCGGTAGCTTTCTTATACTCCAAAAATAACCAGTTAGAAAATATCCTAGCAAATAGTTAATAAGGAAACTACTGAGCTACaggaagagaaatgcaaaactttACTGAAGGATTTATTTACCCTCTGCATTTAACAAACCCTTATACGACATTggacttactatgtgctaggcacatTTAATCTTGAACAGTCCTAGAAGGTAGGTTTAACTCTTACCCGCATATTTCAGATGAagaaccaaggcacagagaggttaagtcacttggcCGGAGTCACCCAGCTTGTAAGTGGctgaaccaggactcaaaacacAGTTGGCTTCCAGCACCTGTGCTCTTTGCCCTCACGTGGCCTAGTGAAGAAAAGCAGAGACATGCCGAGTTCCAGGAGGGAAGGCTCAGTATTGTAGAAGGATCCATTCTCAGCTGGCCTGAGCTCTCCAGCCAGGCCTGAAATCCTGAACATGTCTGTCCATGTCGAATGGCAACAGAATGGCAAACTCCCAAGGTGCCAGGTCTCCCCACAGGCGCCCTGaaccctgcagggctgggagtggtgggggcaCTCACCTGTCAGGGATCCAGGGGGAAACCGCAGGTCAGAACGAGGGAGCCGTCACCTTCCGCTTCTCACCGACATGCCCTCCCCGGGGCCCCGCAATGCGCATGTGATGGGGCACCGGATGGGTCCTCTCTAACTGAACatgccctgccctctcctctctcagATCCAGGAGATGGTCCACTCGGAGGTCGCTGCCTACGACTCGGGCCgcccagggcccctgctgggCCGCCCCGCGATGCTGGCCAGCCACATGAGCGCCCTCAGCCAGTCCCCGCTCATCTCTCAGATGGGCCTCCGGAGCGGCCTCGCCCACGGCTCCCCGTCGCCCCCAGGGAGCAAGTCGGccaccccttctccctccagctcTACTCAGGAGGAGGAGTCAGAAGCACATTTCAAGGTAGGTGTGAGAGCCCAGATGCAAGTCTTAGGATGCCCTCCCGTCAGCGGGGTAGACAGGCATCGCCTACCTCTAGAGAAGACTCACAGGGTATGACCGTACCCTTTGCTGGAAAACAAGGAAGgagaaaattctggaaaagaGTGAAGTCTTATTCCCGAATGGCCAGGGGGTCATTCCAGTGACATGGATGGCATAGGCAACCTCAGGGTCACGTCTCAAGGCCACCATGGCcttttaggagaaaatattcTGACAACGATGCGTGGTCCAGCAGAGGGCGCCCCTGGGTAGCACGGACCTCAGTTGGGGCTCTAAAAATGACCCCTCTGCTGGAGGCGGGGGTGGTCCAGCTTCTTTAAGCACACATCAGGGTGAGCTGTCCAGGCTCTGGCCCTTTCCCGACACTGACCAAATCTCCCTTTCTGTCGGAGAGCATCCTCCTTAACTGGGGCGGAAAACAGAGGCCCAGGAGGGCCAGGGATGGACATGCTTATTGGGAATCTCCCCATGAGCTGGTGGCAGAATCACGTCTTGAGCCCACAGCTCCTGGCCCTCTTTCCTCTTTATGAGGGCCTCCCACCTCTTCCACGGGGTGGCCCCGCAGAGGCCTGGGCAGTGGCCATGGCACCTGCGCCATCTAGCAGAGACCCTGACTGGGGTGGGCGCCCCTGGTCCTGGTCCAGCCCCATCACCATGGTAACTTGGTCTCCACCACAGACCAGGCAGGGGtggcttttaatttaatttttcatttagaaaacacTTCTCCAACAGTTCCCATGGGCCAGTGTTCTAAGCACATAATGAGTATTAATGCATGTAATCCTCACCACAACTCTCTGGGGAAGGTGCCATTATCGTCTCCCACtggcagatggggaaactgaggcacggagcaGTTACGTGACTTTATTCTGATTCATTCTTCATTATCAATCAGGAGATTTTTATACTCCGTAAGGGTTAACTTGGGGGAAAGGTGACGGAGATGTAAACGACTTTTGCCTGATCACAAGGTGAATTAATGTTTCCCTGTAGAGATACGAATGACTTGTGTCCaatagaagagataaaattaaGCCCTAAAAGTGATAGTTGTATTACCCCGTGGGGCATCAACCAGTTTCTCTACCTATTTCTTTGAATCGGCTCTACCATCATGCTGAGTGTCATTAatgagttaaaggaaaaaaaccaggACTCCCACCtaggaggggtgtgtgtgggggggtgtgtgtctgcctgtctgtctggtCTGCCTGTCCTTTGCCTCCCCTGCCTAGGGAACAGTTAGCCCAACTGTGTGGCCACAGCTGTCCGTGTTCCTGGCTTGGCCAGTGTCCGTGTGTGAGCAGGGCCTgacccagggtggggggtgcgggggggtgggggggagcctgCTGAGGAGAGAGCTCAGCTCTGCCCGAGGCTGGGGTGGGTCCACCTTGGCAGGGGTCTCTGGCGTCTCAGGTTTTCTGACTCCTGTCACCTGGGCAGATGTCAGGGGAGAAGAGACCCTCAGCTGACCCAGGAAAAAAGGCCAAGAacccaaagaagaagaagaagaaggaccCCAATGAGCCGCAGAAGCCGGTGTCAGCCTACGCGCTCTTCTTCAGAGACACCCAGGCCGCCATCAAGGGACAGAACCCCAGCGCCACCTTCGGGGACGTGTCCAAAATCGTGGCCTCCATGTGGGACAGCTTGGGAGAGGAGCAGAAGCAGGTGAGTCTCCATCCCTTTCTGggctaccccccaccccaccccaggctttgGGGTCCCAGAGCCAGCAACAGACTTGGAAGGTCGAGAACCAGGCCCAGCCTCTACCACTGGAGGCTCCCGCAGAGTCCTGGCTGGGCTCAGTTCgcccatctgtaagatgggaagTCAGGTCCCTCGTGATCTGCTGTTCTCCAGCTGCGTTCCCCAGTGACTGAACCATTCTGGGCCTCTGCTTCTTCCTTTGTTTGTTAAATGAGAACATCTCAGTCCGTCTTGTCCCCCACCCAACTCCCAAAGTCTGGGTTCCAGACCGGAGCTTTCCTGTCCCACTGACCCTGTGCCCGCGGCCCAGTCTCGGGGGCCTCCCAGGGAAAGATGGAGTAGAAATAGCTCACAGGCGAAAGCCAGCTCGCAGTGGTGTGACCTCCAGCTGACCACGTAACCCCTCCCCACGCTGCTCATGTTTTGGATCTTTCAGGCCTACAAGAGGAAGACCGAAGCGGCGAAAAAGGAATACCTGAAGGCTCTGGCAGCCTACCGGGCCAGCCTGGTCTCCAAGGTAACCGCTGGACTCCTAGGCACAGTGGGACCACCGAGGGGCAGAGCAGGCACTGAGGCTCATGGGAAAGGACAATACTGTGGTCATTTCTCCAGTGCACCTACTGCGTGCCGGCCTCACACCGGCCTCTTTACATGTATcttgtttcatttcattcttctaACGAGAACCCaagcctcagagaggttaagcatcTTACCTCAAATTATCCAGCATGTCAGGCGGCTGTACGAGGAGTCAAACCTAGTCTGGCCACTCTGCAAATCTGGCCTGTGGTCCTGACCGCACCACCTGCCTCATTGGCCAACACCAGCAGCGAGGAGGCTCAGGGTGGCCGTGGCCAGGTGGCCCTGGTGGGGCAGGGTGCTGTCTGGGCTGTTACAGAGGACATGGCGTCTGCGTTAGACCGTAaagggccaggcagagagggcgCTGCACGTCACGGGTGCCACCCGTGCAAAGGCACAGCGGCTGGGGAGGAGCATGCACAGAAGGCCTGGGCCCTGTTGGTGGTCTGCAGAACCGCCCAGTCTCACAGCCCAGTTTCCGGCCTCGCCATCTTCTCCGGGGTGACCAGTGTCTGTCTCCTTCCAGAGCTCCCCGGACCAGGGCGAGACCAAGAGCACTCAGGCCAACCCGCCAGCCAAAATGCTGCCGCCCAGACAGCCCGTGTACGCCATGccaggcctggcctccctcctGACACCCTCCGACCTGCAGGCCTTCCGCAGCGGGGCCACCCCTGCCAGCCTCGCCCGGACGCTGGGCTCCAAGTCACTGCTGCCAGGCCTCAGCGCGTCCCCGCCGCCACCACCCTCCTTCCCGCTCAGCCCCCCGTTGCACCAGCAGCTGCCGCTGCCCCCCCACGCCCAGGGCGCCCTCCTCAGCCCGCCTGTCAGcatgtcccccgccccccagcctcctgtcctgcccacccccatgGCACTCCAGGTGCAGCTGGCTATGAGCCCTTCACCTCCGGGGCCACAGGTGAGCAGGGCTGAGGAGGCACGGCCCTTCTGGGACCCCTTGTGGAGAGGGAGGCCGCTTGGGGTTTTAAATTCGCTTCCTGCCACTcgccagctgtgtggcctcagccCAGGtgcctgacctctctgagcttcagctacCGCGTCAATGAACTGGGTCCGGAACACCTGGTCTGAGACGTCCTGGCTGCAGCAAAGAGTAGACAAGTTGCCAGACAGATTGTTCAGATTCTTAGCATGTTCCAGGCCCTCTATCTCTCATCCTCTGTCTGCTGCTGTCCAGCCTGCGGGGCTGAGGCCACTGTGGCCACTGCGGCCTCTGCTCGGTCAGCCCGCCCCCGGCTGTCCCCAGAGCCCTCGAGGCCTGGCCCCACTAACGCTCCCACAGACACTCTTCCCGGACTTGCATGAGGTCCCTCAGCCCACTAACTCCATTGTACAGATTGGGAAACCGAGTCTCCAAAAAGGAAAGGCACTGAGAGCAAACTCTTTCACCCCCTGCTGCTGCTAGGACAGCGCAGACTTTTTCAaatggggggaaggaggaagcattGCAGACCGAGCGGAGATCGTGTGTGAGCCCGAAGAGGAGCCTCGTGAACACCTCGGGCGCACCCAGTCCCCGTCCCCGCTCACTGCCTGACACAGGCGCCCCCTTCTGTCTCCTCTGCTCACccgcctcccccttcccctcggCAGGACTTCCCTCACATCTCCGAGTTCCCCAGCGGCTCCGGACCCCGCTCTCCCGGCCCATCCAACCCCACGAACAGCGGAGACTGGGACAGCAGTTACCCCAGCGGGGAGTGTGGCATCAGCACCTGTAGGTCAGTCGTCACCCCAGCCACGTTGGGGGTGGACTAGTCGTGGGGTGAGGGCGTGGGAAAGAGCTGGGAGGGAGAATTAGGTGGACACGGGACCACATTCGCTGCCGGGCCGgctgctccagccccagctggcgGCTCCCCGCTCCTCTCCCTGCGGAGACAACCGGTGACAGCGAGCGCGCAGACAGGCCCGCGCCCCCCTGCTGACGTGCCGGGGAGAGGGCAGACTCAGCTCGGCGGGGCCTGTCCCCCCCACGCCCCAGCAGATACAGAGGATCCCACTGGGGCCCTTCCCCGAAGTCAGGGTACGGGGGCGGGGTCTCCGATGGACCGTCACGGCAGGTCCGGGCTTCCCCCACAGGGAGCTCAGGCCGCAACAGCGCCCTCTTCTGTGCGTTAGGTTTTGAGACATCACGACACAGAGCACGTTAGTCTCACGGGTACGGCGTGATGACTCGGTATGTGCACATGGATTGAAGCGATCGCCGTAATAGGTCCAGTGGACACCGCCTCTGCACATAGCTGCCGGGTTTTGTCCTTAGTGGGAACTGTTAGGAGTTACTCTCTCAGCGACTTTCAAACACGCAGTACGGTGTTGTCCACCAGTGGCCGTGCGGGATGTCACACCCGAGGACCCATGGTGCCTTTTGGCCGCTGGGAGTCTGTGCCTTTTCACCCCCTCCCCCGTTGTGCCCGCGCCAGCCCCTGCCTCGGGCGGCccccagcctgttctctgtaGTTCTGAGCTGGGGCTTTTTGTGCCggtggggacgggggtgggggagggggagggggtatgTCTAGATTCCAGGGAGAAGTGAGATCATGTACCGTACCTGTGTTTCCCTGTCTGACTCATCTCGCTTAGTATAAGGCCTTCGAGGGTCATCTGTGTTTTCACAAACGAGCGCCCtatgttaaaaacataaaagaaagcgCCCGCCCCCCTTAATTCTGTTTGAGATTTACAAAACAAAcactgactaaaaaaaaaaaaaattaccggggagggggaaggggggaggtggaggtggaggatgATATGGGGggagtaaatggtgatggaaaaaataaaataaaacagaatttttaaaaacgtattatactaaataaataaatattcacctgtaaaaactgaaaaaggaagaaaatagtgcCCTGAGAGAGAGTGGTTAGAAGGGTGGACAcactgctgccacctgctggccgcACTGAGGACATGGCGGCCCCCTGCCGGGACTCCCGGAGGGGTGTTTGGTTGTGCcagtgggggagacagggaggggccGGCACAGCCCCTCATTCATCCTCAGGGGCAGCCGCGTCCGGGGTGGGGGCGAAGGGCCAGTGAGCAGCTACCCCGCTGCTCCTGGGGCCCTGTGTCATCCAGACCCCTGAGGGCCCGTGACGCCAGCGGCGGTGGGGCCACATCAGCTCTGacagcccctcctctctcccgCAGCCTGCTCCCCAGGGATAAATCTCTCTACCTCACCTAATCccgcctcccctctcctccctgaggCTGCTGGAGGGGCCCAGAGCAGAAAAGAAGAAGCCTTGGCAGGAAGCAGGGCGCCCACGAAGAGAGAGCAGTGACACGCTGACGCCCCACGGCTGAGTCTCTCCCTCGACCTCTCGCCAGACTCCGCAGAGGCAGCCCCACGCCCACCGCCAGCCCAAAGAACCTGCAGGAGACTGCCGCCCCCTGACCTGCTTGCTCCGGGGTTCCTGTGGACCCTGCTCCTCGTCCTGCACACCGAACCCTGAGCCTGGACCTCTGGCCCCGGCCCAGGCTCACGTGGGCTGCTCCTCCTGGAGGGGTTGCTTAGCAACGGAAACCCACCCCCCAGATGCACGGGCGGGGACCAGCCCAGCCACAGTTGTGCAAACGTGGTTGTCCGGTGTGAACAAGAGATTATGACATCTTGAACTGTTGGCTCCGTGTAAGTAGTTGACTCCGTGTTTTAGAACTGTGCTGAAGACATCTGTAAGATTATTTTGTGGGGGAAAGAAGTAGTTTcctttaaggtaaaaaaaaaaaaagcattttatatgaCCCTTAGCACACGTTTTTTAAGTTTGATCTGAAGGGAGACTCGCGCAGAGCTGGCGGCTGCCCGGCCGCCCCATCGTCCGCACGGCCGGGGACCTGGACGCTCTCAGCCGCACTTGGGGggctctttctccccaccccctgcccgtcTGTCTCACACGGCCAGTGACGGCTTCCATCTGTCCGCGGAGAGGACCGGAGGACAGGCGTGCGGTGTGTCGGGAAGCGTGCGTGGTGTGGGGTTTGGTTTGGGTTTGGGTTCTTGGTGTTGTCTGCAGCTGTTTCCCGGCCCGGCCAGCGTCTGGCTCAGTGCCCAGTGCTTCTCTCACACGTCTTTATAATAAAACTTCTGAAAAGTCGGACACGCGCCGTCTGCCTCTTCCTGTGCTTCGTGAGCCGGGGCGGCCAGGCCTCCCGGAGAGTGGCACCTGGGGGGGCAGCACCTTTGCCAGGGGAGCGCCCCTGATGGCACTCGTGGGACATCGGGTCCAGTGTCGCCTGCCACGGGGCCGCCCCCGGGGGTCTGCCAGTGAGGGGGGCCTCTCTGGCCTCGGAGCTGCCCTCTGTGAAGGAGGAAGACAAGGGCGCAGACACTTAGGGTTCTTGTGGCAGTTGGAAAGGGCTCGACATGGGCGCTGGCCACACAGGGAGTgacactttgaaaaaaaaaaaaaggagtaatgATTTTGTCCCTCTTGACCGTACCTGGAAAAAGGACCAGTTTCCTGGCATGGAGGAGCTGGAAAGAGGCTGCCGCTGCCGGGCCCGTGACCCAGCTATTTTGAGGGGACCTAGGAGCCGCATCTGTCAGGCAGCTCCTGGCCCTTTGGTCCTCCAAGCATGCAACCCCCACTTCAGCCCCGGGAGGGGGTGCACTTTCTCCGTGAGCAGTTTCCTCCCTGGGGGGCATTTTGTAGTCCACGCTGGAAAAAGAGAGATGGAAACCAAACCAACGGGCAAAACCAGCGCGCTCTCGTGTTGGGAGCACGGTTCCAACCTGAAGCGTAGATGTTTCATGGGGTGACAGTCTCCTTCCCACGAGGAGCTTGCCAGGAGCACAGGGAAAACCCAGACGGCATGATGCTCAGCCCCTGCTTCTTCTACGTTGGGGAACACAGCATCGccggggcccctccccacccctgagcAGCCCAGACTACCAGGGCGTGAGGCCGCAGGTTCCTGCATTGGGGGCAgaggccccacctgccccctcgGCCCGCACCAGGAGCTCCGGAGTCCTTTGCAGAGGCCCACGTGCCAAAGCCGGCCTCTCAGCCGCAGGGACACTCAGAGGCACCCACACAGGGTCTAAATACTTTGCCTCGAGATGGCAGGGGATTGCCTAGTGGGTGCCTCCTGTGGCCCCAGAGAGTGGGGGTGGAGCCAGCGGTCAGCAGAAGGTACAAAGAAGGCTGGTTTCGGGGCCCACTGTAGTGGGTGCTGCTGGCTCCTTGCCCAGACCCCGTTGTTGGCCAGCGTCCGTCCCCCAGCTCCTGAGTGTCAGCTGTTCACTCTTCACAGCCGCGCACTTTGTCCCAGCCATTGCCCTTGTCCAGGAAGTGATGCCTCATCCCCCCAGAGCTGCTCCCAGCTAGTGACCGAATAACGGAGCAGCCAGCTCTGTGGCACCGAGCACATTGCTGTGCTCCCCAGGGGCGGGCCAGGGCAGgcctgcagctgcagcagcatcctcgggcagcccctgccccatgGCCCCCCTGCCCTCTGAGTGTACCCCTCCCCATAACTCACACTAACAAAGCCCGCCTTGGGCGGGGCCCTGCCTGTTTCCAGGGAGACAAACTCGTGATGCCCGCTGAGCAGGGTGGGGCCCCATCAGTAGTGTTCCTAGTTCACTGGCTCCGCCCAACCTGCAAATGCAGGACCTACAGCCCATGAAACCAACCCAAAGCTGCCCAGGGGGCAGTCGGGGTTCCCATGTGTTCACCAAGGAGTCCTCTCCCTGGGGACAGTCTGTGGCGTGCTTTCCTGGCCACCCTGCGACGGCGATGGCTGCAGCCCGAGAGccccagcaggcccagggccacagccGCCGTGAAGGCACCGAGACCTCTGCCACAGACGCCGCACCCGGCCCGAAGCTGCTCCTGAGCTGCTCCCGGAGCTGCCACCCTGGGTTCCACAAGTTCACCAAGGGCCGGGTGCCGCTGTCGCCGTGGCACCCCCCGGTCTGCCAAGGCCAGGCTGTGGTCTGGGCCCGCCACACCTGAAGCCGCATGGTGGCGCCCGGACCCTGGGCAGAGCCCTGGCATTGCGAGGAGCCCCGGGTCCTGCCTGCAGCCCGCCCGCTGTCCCTGGAGCCGGCCTAGGGACCGGAACCCCCTGCCCTTCCCGGCTGAAGGGCACCTGCTTCGATTCTCCAGCTCACAGGTCCCCCCACAACCGCACTGGGGTCCTCCCGGGAGGCACAGCGGGCAAAGGCCGAGCTGCCCGCCCCAGAAGGAAGGCGTGTGTAGTCCTAACACCGCCCGGCCGTAATCGCGCCCACACGAACTTCCACGACCAGGAAGCTTGCGAGGACTCACACGCAGAAAAGATCTGACGTGCTACCACagattcagaatatttttttaattgcccaACACATCGGTTGTTACTTAGCTCTGGTCCCCAAATTGCCTGCAACTAACAACCCCAAGCCCAGCAGATGCTGGAGGGCGAGCTCTCATGCAGAGGGGGCTGTGTGGGCGGTgctaggaagggagggaaggagggaggtgggctcGGGCACAGCCCCCCCTGGGGAATGCCGAGTCTGCTGCTGCACgttgggtgaccttgggcagcttCCTACCTCTCCGTCTCCTCATATGTAACGTGGGGACAGTAAGAGTCCCCTTTTCAAAGGGTTGCTGTAACCACGAGTGAGCACACAGAAAGGGTGCAGAGCAGTAACTGTTACTGTTGTTACTTAGTCTCCACACCGGAAGGGAAAGTTTCTCGTGCTTAGTCAGGATGCGCTAGGGTCTGCCGCAGTAACAACTCCTGACATCTCGGCGGCTTTAACACGGAGTTTACTTCTGGCTCACTCTGCCGACCGCACGGGCACCGGGTGCCCCCAGGGCACCGTGAGTGTCACACTGCCCCTGGGGGACGGGGCAGAGTCTGGCCGAGTACTGGGCAGAGGGCCAGGCAAGAGAGAAGGGACATGGAGGTTGGCTGGGATCTGGCTCTTCCCCTCGGCGACGGACTGAGTTGTGTCCCCCTCAAAATTCACGTGTTGCAGTCTTCTCCCCCAAAGGGATGGGacctggaggtggggccttggggaggCGGCCGGGTTGAGATGAAGTCGTGACTGTGGGTCCTCATGATGGCGTTGATgctcttataagaagagacaccaggcaacttgtctctctctgtctgtccatCCGTCTCTCCATCTGTTTCCCTGtcacgtgaggacacagggaggagacaGCTACCTGCCACCTGAGTTCTCGCCAGAAGCCGGCGGCACCTCGACCTTGGacat carries:
- the TOX2 gene encoding TOX high mobility group box family member 2 isoform X2; translated protein: MDVRLYPSAPAVGARPGAEPAGLAHLDYYHCGKTYNSQSESNEDYEIPPITPPNLPEPSLLHLGDHEAGYHSLCHSLAPGGLLPAYPYQAMDLPAIMVSNMLAQDSHLLSGQLPTIQEMVHSEVAAYDSGRPGPLLGRPAMLASHMSALSQSPLISQMGLRSGLAHGSPSPPGSKSATPSPSSSTQEEESEAHFKMSGEKRPSADPGKKAKNPKKKKKKDPNEPQKPVSAYALFFRDTQAAIKGQNPSATFGDVSKIVASMWDSLGEEQKQAYKRKTEAAKKEYLKALAAYRASLVSKSSPDQGETKSTQANPPAKMLPPRQPVYAMPGLASLLTPSDLQAFRSGATPASLARTLGSKSLLPGLSASPPPPPSFPLSPPLHQQLPLPPHAQGALLSPPVSMSPAPQPPVLPTPMALQVQLAMSPSPPGPQDFPHISEFPSGSGPRSPGPSNPTNSGDWDSSYPSGECGISTCSLLPRDKSLYLT
- the TOX2 gene encoding TOX high mobility group box family member 2 isoform X3, with amino-acid sequence MSDGNPELLSASQTYNSQSESNEDYEIPPITPPNLPEPSLLHLGDHEAGYHSLCHSLAPGGLLPAYPYQAMDLPAIMVSNMLAQDSHLLSGQLPTIQEMVHSEVAAYDSGRPGPLLGRPAMLASHMSALSQSPLISQMGLRSGLAHGSPSPPGSKSATPSPSSSTQEEESEAHFKMSGEKRPSADPGKKAKNPKKKKKKDPNEPQKPVSAYALFFRDTQAAIKGQNPSATFGDVSKIVASMWDSLGEEQKQAYKRKTEAAKKEYLKALAAYRASLVSKSSPDQGETKSTQANPPAKMLPPRQPVYAMPGLASLLTPSDLQAFRSGATPASLARTLGSKSLLPGLSASPPPPPSFPLSPPLHQQLPLPPHAQGALLSPPVSMSPAPQPPVLPTPMALQVQLAMSPSPPGPQDFPHISEFPSGSGPRSPGPSNPTNSGDWDSSYPSGECGISTCSLLPRDKSLYLT
- the TOX2 gene encoding TOX high mobility group box family member 2 isoform X4, with product MDVRLYPSAPAVGARPGAEPAGLAHLDYYHCGKFDGDSAYGGMSDGNPELLSASQIQEMVHSEVAAYDSGRPGPLLGRPAMLASHMSALSQSPLISQMGLRSGLAHGSPSPPGSKSATPSPSSSTQEEESEAHFKMSGEKRPSADPGKKAKNPKKKKKKDPNEPQKPVSAYALFFRDTQAAIKGQNPSATFGDVSKIVASMWDSLGEEQKQAYKRKTEAAKKEYLKALAAYRASLVSKSSPDQGETKSTQANPPAKMLPPRQPVYAMPGLASLLTPSDLQAFRSGATPASLARTLGSKSLLPGLSASPPPPPSFPLSPPLHQQLPLPPHAQGALLSPPVSMSPAPQPPVLPTPMALQVQLAMSPSPPGPQDFPHISEFPSGSGPRSPGPSNPTNSGDWDSSYPSGECGISTCSLLPRDKSLYLT
- the TOX2 gene encoding TOX high mobility group box family member 2 isoform X1; protein product: MDVRLYPSAPAVGARPGAEPAGLAHLDYYHCGKFDGDSAYGGMSDGNPELLSASQTYNSQSESNEDYEIPPITPPNLPEPSLLHLGDHEAGYHSLCHSLAPGGLLPAYPYQAMDLPAIMVSNMLAQDSHLLSGQLPTIQEMVHSEVAAYDSGRPGPLLGRPAMLASHMSALSQSPLISQMGLRSGLAHGSPSPPGSKSATPSPSSSTQEEESEAHFKMSGEKRPSADPGKKAKNPKKKKKKDPNEPQKPVSAYALFFRDTQAAIKGQNPSATFGDVSKIVASMWDSLGEEQKQAYKRKTEAAKKEYLKALAAYRASLVSKSSPDQGETKSTQANPPAKMLPPRQPVYAMPGLASLLTPSDLQAFRSGATPASLARTLGSKSLLPGLSASPPPPPSFPLSPPLHQQLPLPPHAQGALLSPPVSMSPAPQPPVLPTPMALQVQLAMSPSPPGPQDFPHISEFPSGSGPRSPGPSNPTNSGDWDSSYPSGECGISTCSLLPRDKSLYLT